A segment of the Petroclostridium xylanilyticum genome:
ATTACCATAAGATTGAATACGGCCATAGCCACAACATGGTGTACATAAATATATCAAAGGCAAACTTGTCGAAAGGCAGGGACGCAAAGCCAAGGGCCTATGGAGCAGCATAATTCTATGGCAGCCGGCTGCATTGGAGCCTCTTTGCAACTGGTGCACAGGGGCTTTTTGTGTGCGTAGATGATTTGATTAAGGTTTAAACTCGAGGAGGGAGAAAAGTAAAAGAGTTTTGGAACTATATGCTGTGCTTTCAGAGGACGAAAAAGATAAGCTGAAAGAAATGAGTGCCTAAAATCATAAGCTCTAAAGACAATATATAACTACAGGGAGGAAAGTAAAATGAAAAGCGAAAATCATAGTAAAGGCGAAAAGAGCAGTAATATCCTGAAAAATGTCAAAATTACTACTTTTATTTTTGTTTTGATGATTTTTACTGTTTTTGCTGTTGGGGGAATTTCTTTTACTGCTCTGAATAACATGAAAGTATTAAGCAACGATATGAACAGCCTGTATAAGGATAGAATGCTTGTATCTCTTGCCCTGAAACAATTAGAAACAGAGCTATATATCATGCGGCTTAATATGACGCAAATGCTTTATGCCGGACAGTATAATGAAGAAGTTGCCCATGCAGTGGCAGACAAACAGGAAAGTTTGAATAAAAAAATAGAAGAATATAAGGGTTTTGCTTTAAATGAGGAGGAGCGAAGGCTGCTGCAAAATATAGAAAGCGGCTATAAATCCTATATAAAAGATGCAGGACAGCTGTTAGAAGCTTTAAAAACCGGCAATGCTGTATCGGAGGTGCAAATCAATCAAATGCGCGCATATGCGGCTGATATCCAGAAAAACATTGATGAATTGGCGGCCTTGAATGCCGAAACAGCTAAAGGAGTAGTTAATAAGGCAAACAGCGGTTACGAAAGTGCTAAGAAAATCTTTATCTTGTTATTTGTGGTCCTCACGGCAGTATTTATTGCTTGCGTACTCATCCTCTCCAGGCTCATCAGAGGTTCCATGGCGCAGATCAATGATGTCCTTGCCAAATTGTCTGAATATGATTTTACTGTGAGACTGGAAAAAAAAACGGCAAGAACGAATTTGCCCGGATGAACAGCTCCTTAGCTATAGTTGTTGATAATCTGAAAAGAGCCTTAAAGGAAGTAAGGGAAAATTCCGAGAATGTCACCGGGCATTCCCAAAGCTTGGCGGCTGTTTCTGAAGAGATGACCTCTGCTACCCAGGAACTGGTCAGCACCATGCAGCAGGTGGCACAAGGGGCAACTTCCCAGGTCCAGGACATTCAAGAGATTGTTGCTTCCTTGTCGGAGTTGACAAGGAATATCGAGAATGTCTACAAAGAACTGCAAAATGTGAAGGATGAGACGGATACCACAGCCGAAAGGGCAAACAAAGGCAAGGAGGAAATGGACAAGCTCATTAAATCCATCAATGAAATCAGGAACTCCTTTGAGGTGGTTGTAAGCAAGGTGAAAAATCTGACGGGCTCCGTCAAGCAAATCAGCGGGATAACGGAGATCATTACCGGGATAGCGGAACAGACGAACCTTCTCGCCCTGAACGCAGCCATTGAAGCGGCGAGGGCTGGTGAACACGGCAGAGGCTTTGCTGTGGTTGCAGAAGAAGTGAGAAAGCTGGCAGAAGAATCGCGAAAATCAGCCAGCGAAATTACCAACCTGGTGGCATCCATCAATAAAGATACCGATGAGGTCATCAAAACCTCGGAAGATGTGGAGGGCTTCATCAAAAGCCAGGCCCAGTCCGTAGAGCAGACGGTGCAATCTTTTGGCGACATCATCCTTTCCGTTGAAAATATTGCCCCGCTCATGAAGAAAACCTACAGCGCCATGGATGAAATAGTCAAATCCAAGGATCAGGTTATGACCAGGGTGGAACAGGTCAGTGCCGTCACAGAAGAAAATTCCGCTGCCACAGAAGAGGTTGCGGCTTCCTCGGAAGAATTGACGGCTTCTTCGGAAGAAGTGGCTTCTACAGCTCAAAACCTGGCTTCCATTGCTGAAGGCTTAATGAATACTGTAAACAGGTTCAAGGTGTGATGTCAAAGCAGTAGAACCTCCGGTTCTGCTGCTTAAAAATCTCTAAAAAATGGGAAGGGGGAATGGATAAGTGCAAAGCAAAGACGACAAGATTGCGGATATAACTGCCAGTGAGGTAATAGAATATTTTCCCCTCCCTTTTTATGTTATAGAAGGGGAAAGGATTATCCTTTGCAACCAGAAAGCAGTAAAAGTCTTCGGCTATGAGAAAAAAGAGGAACTGCTGGGCTTGACGCCATACTCTTTGTCGCCCGCCAGTCAGCCTGATGGGACAAGCTCGGTCGTCAAAGGCAGGGAAATGATTAATCAGGCCAAAGAATCGGGTTACTACCGTTTTCGTTGGGTGCATCAGAGGAAGTGCGGAAGAAAATTTTTGGCAGAAGTAGAATTGTTTGTAGAAAAAGGCTTAATCTTTGCCACTGTAAAGGATATAGAACGCGAAGAAAAGCTAAAAAACAAGACGGTAAAAATATTTGAAAAGATGAAAAATCTTGTCATTAGGGATTTTTTAACAGGCTTATACAATAAGAAATATTTTATGGAGCAGCTGGACAGGCTTATCCAAGCTTCATACAGGACAAAAAGCAGGTTTGCCCTGCTTTTTATCGACGTTGACAATTTTAAAGAAATAAATGATACATTGGGTCATCAGACAGGTGACAGAGTTATCGAAGAGGCTGCGAGACGGCTAAAAGAAGCAGCCCCTGAAAACTGTTTGCTTGCCCGGTACGGTGGTGACGAATTTGCCATAATCGTTTCTTCTACTTGTTCAAAAGATGAACTGTACACCATGGGGCATCGATTACTACAGAACTTAAAGACTGCTTATGTCATCGATAATCATGAGTTCTATTTGTCAGCCAGCATAGGTATCGCCTGTTACCCTGCCGATGGAGAAGATGCTGGCACTTTGTTGAAAAATGCTGATATTGCCATGTATAAGGCAAAAGAAACCAGAGATGGGAAGTATAATATAAGGTTTTTTGAGGCAGAAATGGAAAAAGAAATTCATGAACGTTTTTTACTCGAAAACCATTTGAAAAAGGCACTGGAAAAAGAGGAATTAATCCTTAATTTGCAGCCTATTGTTAATATTATTGAAAACAGGCAGTCAACTGCAGAAGCGCTTGTAAGATGGGAAAATGAAGTTTTTGGTCTTGTACCGCCGGATAAGTTTATTCCCTTAGCAGAAGAAACGGGCTTGATCCACGAGATCGGTACATACGTTCTGAAAGAGGTGTGCCGTTTTATTCAAAGTTTCCGAAAAAAAGAATTTAATCCCATTCCCATTGCCATTAATATTTCGTTAAAACAGCTGGAAAACAGAAACTTTACCCGAGAGGTTGAAAATATTATTGCTTCTTACGGCATAGAAGGTAAAAACTTAGAATTTGAAATTACTGAGAGCGTTTCGACGGGCAATATGGAGGTAATCGCTGAAAACCTGCGAAAAATAAAAGGACTGGGGATAAAAATAGCCATGGACGATTTCGGTACGGGTTATTCCTCCTTGGCTATGCTTTTAAACCTGGAGGTAGATAAAATAAAAATCGATAAAATTTTTATAAACAATATAAGGAAAAGCAGGGATGAGAAAATAATTAGAACAGTAATATCAATGGCTAAAGAATTAGGGCTAACTGTTATTGTAGAAGGGGTTGAGACAGAGGAACAGGTAAACTTCTTAAAGAATATAAATTGTGAATACGGCCAGGGATACTTTTGGGCAAAGCCTATGCAAGTTGCTGACTTTGAGAAGTATTTGCAAGGGCGGTATGTGACGATGTATAAAAATAGATAAAAGAGCAGGTATTGGATTGACTGTTTTTGGAGGTGTTTTTTTGGAAGATGGAATCCCAAAAAAGAATTCTGATTGTAGACGACAACGAAACAAGCGCAGCTATAGTTTCCAACATGTTAAAAAGAAATGGTTATAACACGGAGATTGTCCGAAACGGCGAAGAAGCCCTGGGGAAGATAAAAAGTTGCCAGGGGCTGTGTTATGACCTTATCCTGATGGACATAGAGCTTGGAAAAGGAATGGATGGAGCGGAAACGGCGGCTGAAATCCAGCAGTACTGTGACCTTCCAGTAGTTTTTCTTTTCGCTCATACTGAGGAAAAAATTATTGGGAAAATCCGTTCTGTTGCAAAGTATGGTTTTGTGGCGAAAAATGCCGGTGAACATATTCTAATTACTGTAATTGATATGGCACTGAAACTTCATGGAGAAAGTATGCGTACCGGTCTGTACCAGCAGATTGTGGAACATTCCATGAATGAAATCTATATTTTCGATCCGGAAACTTTAGAATTTATCATGGTAAATCGCGGCGCCAGAGAAAATCTGGGATATACCATGGCAGAGCTTGCAAATATGACCCCCCTTGATATAAAGCCGGAAATAGAGGCGCAAATTTTTAGGAAGCTCATTGAGCCCCTGCTAAAAAGAGAAAAAGAGAGGTTATTCTACAATACCATACACCGCCGCAAGGATGGTTCGTCTTATCCGGTCGAAGTAAACCTGCAGCTTTATTCGTACAGGGGGAAAAAAGTCTGTATGGCTCTGGTTAATGATTTGACAGAGCGGAGGAAATTAGAAGAAGACTTGCGGGAAAGAGAAGCTCTTTTGAGTGCGGTTACCCAATCAGCAGGAGAAGCCATCATTATGTTAGACGAAAAAGGAACAGTAGCATTTTGGAACCCGGCAGCGGAAAATCTTTTCGGTTATTTGCAGGAAGAAATTCTGGGCAAAGACTTGCACAGGCTGGTAGTATTGGATGAACAAAGCTATAGGGCTTATAAAAATAGTTTTATTCATTTCCAATCAACCGGGGAAGGCATTTATATTGGAAAGAATGTAGAACTTAAAGCAAAAAATAAAGCAGGGAAAATCCTGGATGTGGAACTTACCCTTACAGCCGTAAAGCGAAAAAAGAGTTTATATACTATTGGAATTGTTAGGGATATTGGTGAGCGAAAAAAGGCAGAGGAACAGGTGTATTTTTTGACAATAACTGACCCTCTGACCAAAATTTACAACCGCCGCTATTTTACTCAAAAACTGGAAGAAGAAATAGAGCGCGCCAAACGGGCAGGCAACAAGTTTTCCCTGATCATGCTGGATATAGACCGCTTTAAGAGAATTAACGACAGCTTTGGCCATAATGCCGGTGACGAGGTTCTTAAAAGCATGGCAGAATTAGTTAAGAACAGGAACCGCAAGATAGACATATTTGCCCGCTGGGGCGGGGAGGAATTTGTCATACTCCTGCCGGATACAACGGTTAAAAATGCGGCCCGTTTAGCGGAAGAACTGCGGGAAAGTCTAAGCCAAATGGATATGCCGGGTGCGGGCAGGGTCACTGCCAGTTTCGGAGTTGCCGGCTACTGTCCGGGGGACAATGTTGATTCATTGGTGAATAAGGCAGACAACATGATGTACGAAGCCAAAGCTGCCGGCAGGAATTGTGTGCGTTTTAAGGATGAATGTGTATAGCTGCTGGAATTATGACCCTGGGGTAACCTGGGATTTACTTTTACAATACGAGTGATTTTAATCCAAAGGGAGTATAGTGAGACAATGTGTAACGCAAGAGTTGTTGAAATTGCCGACAATATCTACTGGGTAAGGAGCAGAGAATAGCAGCTTAACTTTAATTCTTATCTTCTGGTTGACGAAGAAAAGGATTTGGAAATCAAGCAGCGTTTAGCGGAAATTCTAAGGAGTTTATTGAAAATCATGCAAAGTATCCGGCTCCGGTTGTTGAATTTGGCTTGGCAACTGGCATGGAGAACGTGCACTTCAGCCCGGATGGCTATTACCACGGAGGTCTTATCTAATAAGAGCAGGGGCAACAAAATTATGGATTATATGCGATGGAATCTCTCAAAAATCATGGTGAAGAATATATTCAAAAGCGCAGTGGAGTGATCTGGCAAATTTCCTTGTTCCATGATTCCACCTTCATGTACATAGATGTGGAGTTAAACAGGCTGCCGGATTTTAGCAGGAAAAGAATTTTTATCGGGTTGGATGCCTATGAAAGGGCAAGGGGAGACTTCCGCATCCCCTGGGGCAAGTTAAATGTTGTCGATATGCTCAGCACCGCTGGACCTTATCTTTGGAAAGGTTGGGATTATCCTCAATATAGTGCAAGGTTGAAAAAGAGCTATGATATTATTAAGGACTTCTTTAGTACTTTGCCGTAACATTGCATAAATAAAAATGGATGCTCCCAATAAAGCACTGGGGATTCGTTTGGTGAATTTCGAAAGAAAGTGGTAGTAAACCTTTAGGTATGTGTATAGTTTAATCGACTTATCATAGATACGCTATGTTCACACCAACTCCTGAAATGGTCATTTAAAATAAAAACAGGGTCTTTTGCTGATTAATTTCCTACTGCTTTCCGAATTTCAACATGTTACACTTCTATGCTGGTGAAATGTGGCATAAATTAGAAGGTTAGATCTTCCGCTTTCAGGTTGATGAAAAAATGATCTTAACAAGCATCACAGGTGGTTAATCAAAGCACTCTCGTAATTTTTTAGCTGTCTTAAAACATGTTTTTTATCCTGTTTTTCTTTTGATAAAGTATTAGTAATGTTTTCCATGTAACTCCAAAAAGCAGATGTCATATTGCTTTCATTTAAGCCGAAGAATACCTGAGGGAATTCATATTTAGCAACAATTACTCCTGTTTCTTCTTTAACATAAATCATTAAATGTTCCGTTGTTTTTTTATCTTGAATAAACACATTATAGTTATTATAAGTTTCCATGAGATTTATTATGTTTTGAAGGTGCAGCAGGTATTCTTGGGAAGAGTAAAAAAGCTCACCGGTATAAAACATTAACGGTATGGGGGTTTTTCCGGCAAAAACATTGTCTAATTCTGGAAGATATATTATTTCAGTAAATTTATTTGTTTCAAGGTTTCTTTTGAAGACTTCTATCCTTCTTTTTATATAAAGGGTAATAGTATTATCGTTATAATGGGGAGTCTTAGCTAAAATCTTCGATACCAAATCCGGAGGCATAGTGATGCTTGAAAATCCGTTAGATTTAAGGATGCTGTTGCAATGTTGATTTTCAAATTCCGACAGGGCTTTAAGGAAAATTTTCTGTTTATCCGGGGTGAAAGCATGTATAAGAGGCCGGCAGAGGTCAAGATAACGGCAAAATTCATCTTGGAGAGGCAAGAGTATTGCTTTTTCAGTGGACAGGTAGGTAATGGCATTTTCGCTGCCATCACCAAACGAATTCGAAAAGACAGCAGCGCAATCAGGCGACAAAAACAGGGTACGCTTAAATAAGCCGTCCCTATGTTTCGGATAAAAATAAGATTCAATAGCACTGCTCATATATAATGGCAGCCATTGGATGATGGCAGAAAGCATTTCATCAAGGGAGCGGCTAACCGTATGAATGATTTTAATTTTATTGCCTTTGGCAATAACCTGATCCATAAGCTGCATCCATTCTGCGGCAAATTCCCGGTTTTCCGTAAGCCATATCATATCCTCTTCGCTGTGTAAAAACAGGAAAGAGGGATTTTTTTTGGAAAGAACAAGGTGAAGAAATTTTCTGACAGCATCCCGTTTGCCTTGATTGCCAAAGAATACATTAGTATTGATATTTAAGCCTTCGTCAAGTTTTTTTATAATGGGCTGATTTTCGGAATAGTTATTATCTGATGCAAATGACAACCTGGAATGAGAGTTTTTCGATTTATTTCTTTCAGCCCATTCTTTTTCGTTGTCATGCAGCCAGTCATAAAGAAATTCAGCAAGCCCGCTTTCAGTGGCAGGCAGTGTCGATTTTTTGATTCGGGCGGCTTGGATGATAGCAGCCAACTGGTAATCTTCAGTAATGT
Coding sequences within it:
- a CDS encoding MCP four helix bundle domain-containing protein, yielding MKSENHSKGEKSSNILKNVKITTFIFVLMIFTVFAVGGISFTALNNMKVLSNDMNSLYKDRMLVSLALKQLETELYIMRLNMTQMLYAGQYNEEVAHAVADKQESLNKKIEEYKGFALNEEERRLLQNIESGYKSYIKDAGQLLEALKTGNAVSEVQINQMRAYAADIQKNIDELAALNAETAKGVVNKANSGYESAKKIFILLFVVLTAVFIACVLILSRLIRGSMAQINDVLAKLSEYDFTVRLEKKTARTNLPG
- a CDS encoding GGDEF domain-containing response regulator, translating into MESQKRILIVDDNETSAAIVSNMLKRNGYNTEIVRNGEEALGKIKSCQGLCYDLILMDIELGKGMDGAETAAEIQQYCDLPVVFLFAHTEEKIIGKIRSVAKYGFVAKNAGEHILITVIDMALKLHGESMRTGLYQQIVEHSMNEIYIFDPETLEFIMVNRGARENLGYTMAELANMTPLDIKPEIEAQIFRKLIEPLLKREKERLFYNTIHRRKDGSSYPVEVNLQLYSYRGKKVCMALVNDLTERRKLEEDLREREALLSAVTQSAGEAIIMLDEKGTVAFWNPAAENLFGYLQEEILGKDLHRLVVLDEQSYRAYKNSFIHFQSTGEGIYIGKNVELKAKNKAGKILDVELTLTAVKRKKSLYTIGIVRDIGERKKAEEQVYFLTITDPLTKIYNRRYFTQKLEEEIERAKRAGNKFSLIMLDIDRFKRINDSFGHNAGDEVLKSMAELVKNRNRKIDIFARWGGEEFVILLPDTTVKNAARLAEELRESLSQMDMPGAGRVTASFGVAGYCPGDNVDSLVNKADNMMYEAKAAGRNCVRFKDECV
- a CDS encoding sensor domain-containing protein; translation: MQSKDDKIADITASEVIEYFPLPFYVIEGERIILCNQKAVKVFGYEKKEELLGLTPYSLSPASQPDGTSSVVKGREMINQAKESGYYRFRWVHQRKCGRKFLAEVELFVEKGLIFATVKDIEREEKLKNKTVKIFEKMKNLVIRDFLTGLYNKKYFMEQLDRLIQASYRTKSRFALLFIDVDNFKEINDTLGHQTGDRVIEEAARRLKEAAPENCLLARYGGDEFAIIVSSTCSKDELYTMGHRLLQNLKTAYVIDNHEFYLSASIGIACYPADGEDAGTLLKNADIAMYKAKETRDGKYNIRFFEAEMEKEIHERFLLENHLKKALEKEELILNLQPIVNIIENRQSTAEALVRWENEVFGLVPPDKFIPLAEETGLIHEIGTYVLKEVCRFIQSFRKKEFNPIPIAINISLKQLENRNFTREVENIIASYGIEGKNLEFEITESVSTGNMEVIAENLRKIKGLGIKIAMDDFGTGYSSLAMLLNLEVDKIKIDKIFINNIRKSRDEKIIRTVISMAKELGLTVIVEGVETEEQVNFLKNINCEYGQGYFWAKPMQVADFEKYLQGRYVTMYKNR
- a CDS encoding methyl-accepting chemotaxis protein, whose product is MNSSLAIVVDNLKRALKEVRENSENVTGHSQSLAAVSEEMTSATQELVSTMQQVAQGATSQVQDIQEIVASLSELTRNIENVYKELQNVKDETDTTAERANKGKEEMDKLIKSINEIRNSFEVVVSKVKNLTGSVKQISGITEIITGIAEQTNLLALNAAIEAARAGEHGRGFAVVAEEVRKLAEESRKSASEITNLVASINKDTDEVIKTSEDVEGFIKSQAQSVEQTVQSFGDIILSVENIAPLMKKTYSAMDEIVKSKDQVMTRVEQVSAVTEENSAATEEVAASSEELTASSEEVASTAQNLASIAEGLMNTVNRFKV